The Lonchura striata isolate bLonStr1 chromosome Z, bLonStr1.mat, whole genome shotgun sequence genome window below encodes:
- the TBC1D2 gene encoding TBC1 domain family member 2A isoform X1, with product MKKGPESEAYALAAPGNLVGSDPDTNSNNGTSAREKDILPSPRELKTSTETSRKKLCGYLNKLGIKGPIKTWKSRWFFYDENKCRLLYYRTAQDINPLGSIDLSSASFDCKMENGEGVFEIRTPSRAFTLKAISKQAMMYWLQQLQMRRWEFCNTQSRFPVGSSQLVNEPLAGRTIDSEDFLPLVKTPTEAVGLKAASLPAPQMSTALQNISLKHPWTEIQNTVYNICGSKQLWGSNGNVFSFDEFQEHPENVDEEQEAEGAVKEGTLEDGRMGPRLKWIRKARWMNSGFPGSEELLREKNSVDKVSDLQQQILTLTEEVKSQKELVKLLHKALEAAQQEKRVSSMYLTAAEDKDRLELVRHKVRQIADLTSRLEALEQEKKELEQILTLRDSHIQELKEHVQLLMEKNHAKQKVIMTLTEQMARKLSDPLQEANTITVETLYKQQEEIEHLKDDIDAYKTQNQFLNSEIHQVTRLWTSVAENEKALLMKCACLQARNCQMESKYLTVLRKLQEAVPGLPNSHTELVKNLIQEALQWDVKEEAEEGFNLNPVSEYDEYGFMTVPDYEIEDWKLLARIQALEIKSNKLWSQEIVEKPLRDRWNSIGELNPSAELKSLIRSGIPVEHRQRVWSWMVSRHCSPVPGHYQRLLEQSRSTEHPACRQIELDLPRTLTNNKHFSSPTSQLIPRLRRVLVAFSWHNPAIGYCQGLNRLAAVALLVLEDEESAFWCLVYIVENLMPADYYSETLITSQVDQRVFKDFLSEKLPCLMAHFEQYRIDVSLITFNWFLVAFVDSLVSDILLRVWDAFLYEGTKVIFRYALAIFKYNEEEILRIHDSVEIYQYLRFFTRLITDGRKLMNIAFNDLNPFPMKLLRNRRSMHREELEAELRELEQIKAAYVKERAEQGPQDLEEVVSEEEEES from the exons ATGAAGAAAGGACCAGAAAGTGAAGCATATGCACTTGCTGCTCCAGGCAATTTAGTGGGGTCAGATCCAGACACTAACAGCAACAATGGAACCTCAGCAAGAGAGAAAGACATTCTTCCTTCTCCCAGAGAactgaaaaccagcacagaaacATCCAGAAAGAAACTCTGTGGTTATTTAAATAAGCTGGGCATCAAGGGGCCAATCAAGACCTGGAAGTCTCGCTGGTTCTTTTACGATGAAAACAAATGTCGCTTGCTGTACTACAGAACTGCCCAGGACATTAATCCTTTGGGGTCTATTGATCTCTCCAGTGCCAGCTTTGActgcaaaatggaaaatggggaaGGAGTTTTTGAGATCAGAACACCAAGCAGAGCTTTTACTTTGAAG GCAATCAGCAAACAGGCAATGATGTACTGGCTGCAGCAACTGCAAATGAGACGTTGGGAATTTTGCAACACTCAGAGCAGATTTCCTgtgggcagctcccagcttgTGAATGAACCTCTGGCTGGAAGAACAA TTGACAGTGAAGACTTTCTGCCTCTTGTGAAAACACCAACAGAAGCAGTGGGTTTAAAGGCAGCATCTTTGCCTGCACCCCAAATGTCTACTGCTTTGCAGAACATCTCCCTTAAGCACCCTTGGACGGAGATACA AAACACTGTCTACAACATTTGTGGCTCCAAGCAGCTCTGGGGGAGCAATGGGAATGTCTTTAGCTTTGATGAATTCCAAGAGCATCCTGAGAATGTGGATGAGGAGCAAGAGGCAGAAGGTGCAG TTAAGGAAGGGACCCTGGAAGATGGGAGGATGGGGCCCAGGCTGAAGTGGATTAGGAAAGCCAGGTGGATGAACAGTGGCTTCCCAGGCTCTGAAGAATTGTTGAGGGAGAAGAACTCAGTGGATAAAGTGAGTGACCTTCAGCAACAGATTCTGACACTCACAGAGGAAGTCAAGTCACAGAAG GAACTGGTCAAACTTCTTCACAAAGCTCTGGAGGCAGCCCAGCAGGAGAAGCGAGTATCTAGCATGTAtctcacagcagcagaagataaggacaggctggagctggTGCGCCACAAAGTGAGACAAATTGCAGATCTGACAAGTCGACTGGAAGCTCTTGAACAAGAAAAGAAGGAACTGGAGCAGATACTGACTTTGAGAGACAGCCATATCCAGGAGCTCAAGGAACATGTGCAGCTTTTGATGGAGAAGAACCATGCCAAACAGAAAGTCATCATGACCTTGACAGAGCAGATGGCCCGAAAACTCTCTGACCCCCTGCAAGAAGCTAACACTATCACTGTAGAGACATTGTAtaagcagcaggaggagattGAGCATCTGAAG GATGATATTGATGCATACAAAACCCAGAACCAGTTTCTCAATTCTGAGATCCACCAGGTTACTCGACTCTGGACAAGTGTTGCTGAGAATGAAAAAGCTCTTCTGATGAAG TGTGCCTGCCTGCAAGCAAGAAACTGCCAGATGGAGAGCAAATACCTGACAGTCTTGAgaaagctgcaggaggctgtgcCTGGCCTGCCCAACTCTCATACTGAACTTGTGAAGAACCTCATCCAGGAGGCTCTCCAGTGGGATGTgaaggaagaagcagaagaaggTTTTAACTTGAACCCTGTAAG TGAGTATGATGAGTATGGGTTTATGACTGTACCTGACTATGAAATTGAGGACTGGAAACTTCTGGCCAGAATCCAAGCCCTTGAGATAAAGTCCAACAAACTGTGGAGCCAGGAAATAGTGGAGAAGCCCCTCCGTGACAGATGGAACAGTATTGGAGAGTTGaacccctctgcagagctgaagaGCTTAATCCGAAGTGGCATCCCAGTGGAGCATCGGCAGCGGGTGTGGAGCTGGATGGTCAGCCGGCActgcagcccagtgcctggCCACTACCAgcggctgctggagcagagcaggagcaccGAGCACCCGGCCTGCCGGCAGATTGAGCTTGACCTGCCCCGTACACTGACCAACAACAAGCATTTCTCCTCTCCCACCTCCCAGCTCATCCCCAGGCTCCGGAGGGTGTTAGTGGCATTCTCCTGGCACAATCCTGCCATTGGGTACTGCCAGGGATTGAACAG ATTGGCAGCTGTTGCTCTCCTGGTCCTAGAAGATGAGGAAAGTGCTTTCTGGTGTCTGGTCTATATTGTGGAGAACCTAATGCCAGCAGACTACTACAGTGAGACACTAATAACATCACAG GTAGATCAGAGAGTCTTCAAAGACTTCCTGTCTGAGAAGCTGCCTTGCCTCATGGCTCATTTTGAACAGTATCGGATTGATGTCTCACTCATCACCTTCAACTGGTTTCTCGTGGCCTTTGTGGACAGCTTGGTCAGCGACATCCTCCTGCGAGTGTGGGATGCCTTCTTGTATGAGGGAACTAAG GTAATTTTCCGCTATGCTCTTGCGATTTTTAAATACAATGAAGAGGAAATCCTAAGAATTCATGACAGTGTGGAGATCTACCAGTATCTACGCTTCTTCACAAGGTTGATCACGGATGGCAG GAAGCTGATGAACATTGCCTTCAATGACTTAAACCCCTTCCCCATGAAACTGCTGAGGAACCGTCGGTCAATGCACAGAGAAGagctggaggcagagctgcgTGAACTTGAACAGATCAAGGCAGCCTATGTGAaagagagagcagagcagggacctCAGGACTTGGAGGAGGTAGTTagtgaagaggaagaagagagctAA
- the TBC1D2 gene encoding TBC1 domain family member 2A isoform X3, with translation MKKGPESEAYALAAPGNLVGSDPDTNSNNGTSAREKDILPSPRELKTSTETSRKKLCGYLNKLGIKGPIKTWKSRWFFYDENKCRLLYYRTAQDINPLGSIDLSSASFDCKMENGEGVFEIRTPSRAFTLKAISKQAMMYWLQQLQMRRWEFCNTQSRFPVGSSQLVNEPLAGRTIDSEDFLPLVKTPTEAVGLKAASLPAPQMSTALQNISLKHPWTEIQNTVYNICGSKQLWGSNGNVFSFDEFQEHPENVDEEQEAEGAVKEGTLEDGRMGPRLKWIRKARWMNSGFPGSEELLREKNSVDKVSDLQQQILTLTEEVKSQKELVKLLHKALEAAQQEKRVSSMYLTAAEDKDRLELVRHKVRQIADLTSRLEALEQEKKELEQILTLRDSHIQELKEHVQLLMEKNHAKQKVIMTLTEQMARKLSDPLQEANTITVETLYKQQEEIEHLKDDIDAYKTQNQFLNSEIHQVTRLWTSVAENEKALLMKCACLQARNCQMESKYLTVLRKLQEAVPGLPNSHTELVKNLIQEALQWDVKEEAEEGFNLNPVSEYDEYGFMTVPDYEIEDWKLLARIQALEIKSNKLWSQEIVEKPLRDRWNSIGELNPSAELKSLIRSGIPVEHRQRVWSWMVSRHCSPVPGHYQRLLEQSRSTEHPACRQIELDLPRTLTNNKHFSSPTSQLIPRLRRVLVAFSWHNPAIGYCQGLNRLAAVALLVLEDEESAFWCLVYIVENLMPADYYSETLITSQVDQRVFKDFLSEKLPCLMAHFEQYRIDVSLITFNWFLVAFVDSLVSDILLRVWDAFLYEGTKVIFRYALAIFKYNEEEILRIHDSVEIYQYLRFFTRLITDGR, from the exons ATGAAGAAAGGACCAGAAAGTGAAGCATATGCACTTGCTGCTCCAGGCAATTTAGTGGGGTCAGATCCAGACACTAACAGCAACAATGGAACCTCAGCAAGAGAGAAAGACATTCTTCCTTCTCCCAGAGAactgaaaaccagcacagaaacATCCAGAAAGAAACTCTGTGGTTATTTAAATAAGCTGGGCATCAAGGGGCCAATCAAGACCTGGAAGTCTCGCTGGTTCTTTTACGATGAAAACAAATGTCGCTTGCTGTACTACAGAACTGCCCAGGACATTAATCCTTTGGGGTCTATTGATCTCTCCAGTGCCAGCTTTGActgcaaaatggaaaatggggaaGGAGTTTTTGAGATCAGAACACCAAGCAGAGCTTTTACTTTGAAG GCAATCAGCAAACAGGCAATGATGTACTGGCTGCAGCAACTGCAAATGAGACGTTGGGAATTTTGCAACACTCAGAGCAGATTTCCTgtgggcagctcccagcttgTGAATGAACCTCTGGCTGGAAGAACAA TTGACAGTGAAGACTTTCTGCCTCTTGTGAAAACACCAACAGAAGCAGTGGGTTTAAAGGCAGCATCTTTGCCTGCACCCCAAATGTCTACTGCTTTGCAGAACATCTCCCTTAAGCACCCTTGGACGGAGATACA AAACACTGTCTACAACATTTGTGGCTCCAAGCAGCTCTGGGGGAGCAATGGGAATGTCTTTAGCTTTGATGAATTCCAAGAGCATCCTGAGAATGTGGATGAGGAGCAAGAGGCAGAAGGTGCAG TTAAGGAAGGGACCCTGGAAGATGGGAGGATGGGGCCCAGGCTGAAGTGGATTAGGAAAGCCAGGTGGATGAACAGTGGCTTCCCAGGCTCTGAAGAATTGTTGAGGGAGAAGAACTCAGTGGATAAAGTGAGTGACCTTCAGCAACAGATTCTGACACTCACAGAGGAAGTCAAGTCACAGAAG GAACTGGTCAAACTTCTTCACAAAGCTCTGGAGGCAGCCCAGCAGGAGAAGCGAGTATCTAGCATGTAtctcacagcagcagaagataaggacaggctggagctggTGCGCCACAAAGTGAGACAAATTGCAGATCTGACAAGTCGACTGGAAGCTCTTGAACAAGAAAAGAAGGAACTGGAGCAGATACTGACTTTGAGAGACAGCCATATCCAGGAGCTCAAGGAACATGTGCAGCTTTTGATGGAGAAGAACCATGCCAAACAGAAAGTCATCATGACCTTGACAGAGCAGATGGCCCGAAAACTCTCTGACCCCCTGCAAGAAGCTAACACTATCACTGTAGAGACATTGTAtaagcagcaggaggagattGAGCATCTGAAG GATGATATTGATGCATACAAAACCCAGAACCAGTTTCTCAATTCTGAGATCCACCAGGTTACTCGACTCTGGACAAGTGTTGCTGAGAATGAAAAAGCTCTTCTGATGAAG TGTGCCTGCCTGCAAGCAAGAAACTGCCAGATGGAGAGCAAATACCTGACAGTCTTGAgaaagctgcaggaggctgtgcCTGGCCTGCCCAACTCTCATACTGAACTTGTGAAGAACCTCATCCAGGAGGCTCTCCAGTGGGATGTgaaggaagaagcagaagaaggTTTTAACTTGAACCCTGTAAG TGAGTATGATGAGTATGGGTTTATGACTGTACCTGACTATGAAATTGAGGACTGGAAACTTCTGGCCAGAATCCAAGCCCTTGAGATAAAGTCCAACAAACTGTGGAGCCAGGAAATAGTGGAGAAGCCCCTCCGTGACAGATGGAACAGTATTGGAGAGTTGaacccctctgcagagctgaagaGCTTAATCCGAAGTGGCATCCCAGTGGAGCATCGGCAGCGGGTGTGGAGCTGGATGGTCAGCCGGCActgcagcccagtgcctggCCACTACCAgcggctgctggagcagagcaggagcaccGAGCACCCGGCCTGCCGGCAGATTGAGCTTGACCTGCCCCGTACACTGACCAACAACAAGCATTTCTCCTCTCCCACCTCCCAGCTCATCCCCAGGCTCCGGAGGGTGTTAGTGGCATTCTCCTGGCACAATCCTGCCATTGGGTACTGCCAGGGATTGAACAG ATTGGCAGCTGTTGCTCTCCTGGTCCTAGAAGATGAGGAAAGTGCTTTCTGGTGTCTGGTCTATATTGTGGAGAACCTAATGCCAGCAGACTACTACAGTGAGACACTAATAACATCACAG GTAGATCAGAGAGTCTTCAAAGACTTCCTGTCTGAGAAGCTGCCTTGCCTCATGGCTCATTTTGAACAGTATCGGATTGATGTCTCACTCATCACCTTCAACTGGTTTCTCGTGGCCTTTGTGGACAGCTTGGTCAGCGACATCCTCCTGCGAGTGTGGGATGCCTTCTTGTATGAGGGAACTAAG GTAATTTTCCGCTATGCTCTTGCGATTTTTAAATACAATGAAGAGGAAATCCTAAGAATTCATGACAGTGTGGAGATCTACCAGTATCTACGCTTCTTCACAAGGTTGATCACGGATGGCAGGTAG
- the TBC1D2 gene encoding TBC1 domain family member 2A isoform X2: MKKGPESEAYALAAPGNLVGSDPDTNSNNGTSAREKDILPSPRELKTSTETSRKKLCGYLNKLGIKGPIKTWKSRWFFYDENKCRLLYYRTAQDINPLGSIDLSSASFDCKMENGEGVFEIRTPSRAFTLKAISKQAMMYWLQQLQMRRWEFCNTQSRFPVGSSQLVNEPLAGRTIDSEDFLPLVKTPTEAVGLKAASLPAPQMSTALQNISLKHPWTEIQNTVYNICGSKQLWGSNGNVFSFDEFQEHPENVDEEQEAEVKEGTLEDGRMGPRLKWIRKARWMNSGFPGSEELLREKNSVDKVSDLQQQILTLTEEVKSQKELVKLLHKALEAAQQEKRVSSMYLTAAEDKDRLELVRHKVRQIADLTSRLEALEQEKKELEQILTLRDSHIQELKEHVQLLMEKNHAKQKVIMTLTEQMARKLSDPLQEANTITVETLYKQQEEIEHLKDDIDAYKTQNQFLNSEIHQVTRLWTSVAENEKALLMKCACLQARNCQMESKYLTVLRKLQEAVPGLPNSHTELVKNLIQEALQWDVKEEAEEGFNLNPVSEYDEYGFMTVPDYEIEDWKLLARIQALEIKSNKLWSQEIVEKPLRDRWNSIGELNPSAELKSLIRSGIPVEHRQRVWSWMVSRHCSPVPGHYQRLLEQSRSTEHPACRQIELDLPRTLTNNKHFSSPTSQLIPRLRRVLVAFSWHNPAIGYCQGLNRLAAVALLVLEDEESAFWCLVYIVENLMPADYYSETLITSQVDQRVFKDFLSEKLPCLMAHFEQYRIDVSLITFNWFLVAFVDSLVSDILLRVWDAFLYEGTKVIFRYALAIFKYNEEEILRIHDSVEIYQYLRFFTRLITDGRKLMNIAFNDLNPFPMKLLRNRRSMHREELEAELRELEQIKAAYVKERAEQGPQDLEEVVSEEEEES; this comes from the exons ATGAAGAAAGGACCAGAAAGTGAAGCATATGCACTTGCTGCTCCAGGCAATTTAGTGGGGTCAGATCCAGACACTAACAGCAACAATGGAACCTCAGCAAGAGAGAAAGACATTCTTCCTTCTCCCAGAGAactgaaaaccagcacagaaacATCCAGAAAGAAACTCTGTGGTTATTTAAATAAGCTGGGCATCAAGGGGCCAATCAAGACCTGGAAGTCTCGCTGGTTCTTTTACGATGAAAACAAATGTCGCTTGCTGTACTACAGAACTGCCCAGGACATTAATCCTTTGGGGTCTATTGATCTCTCCAGTGCCAGCTTTGActgcaaaatggaaaatggggaaGGAGTTTTTGAGATCAGAACACCAAGCAGAGCTTTTACTTTGAAG GCAATCAGCAAACAGGCAATGATGTACTGGCTGCAGCAACTGCAAATGAGACGTTGGGAATTTTGCAACACTCAGAGCAGATTTCCTgtgggcagctcccagcttgTGAATGAACCTCTGGCTGGAAGAACAA TTGACAGTGAAGACTTTCTGCCTCTTGTGAAAACACCAACAGAAGCAGTGGGTTTAAAGGCAGCATCTTTGCCTGCACCCCAAATGTCTACTGCTTTGCAGAACATCTCCCTTAAGCACCCTTGGACGGAGATACA AAACACTGTCTACAACATTTGTGGCTCCAAGCAGCTCTGGGGGAGCAATGGGAATGTCTTTAGCTTTGATGAATTCCAAGAGCATCCTGAGAATGTGGATGAGGAGCAAGAGGCAGAAG TTAAGGAAGGGACCCTGGAAGATGGGAGGATGGGGCCCAGGCTGAAGTGGATTAGGAAAGCCAGGTGGATGAACAGTGGCTTCCCAGGCTCTGAAGAATTGTTGAGGGAGAAGAACTCAGTGGATAAAGTGAGTGACCTTCAGCAACAGATTCTGACACTCACAGAGGAAGTCAAGTCACAGAAG GAACTGGTCAAACTTCTTCACAAAGCTCTGGAGGCAGCCCAGCAGGAGAAGCGAGTATCTAGCATGTAtctcacagcagcagaagataaggacaggctggagctggTGCGCCACAAAGTGAGACAAATTGCAGATCTGACAAGTCGACTGGAAGCTCTTGAACAAGAAAAGAAGGAACTGGAGCAGATACTGACTTTGAGAGACAGCCATATCCAGGAGCTCAAGGAACATGTGCAGCTTTTGATGGAGAAGAACCATGCCAAACAGAAAGTCATCATGACCTTGACAGAGCAGATGGCCCGAAAACTCTCTGACCCCCTGCAAGAAGCTAACACTATCACTGTAGAGACATTGTAtaagcagcaggaggagattGAGCATCTGAAG GATGATATTGATGCATACAAAACCCAGAACCAGTTTCTCAATTCTGAGATCCACCAGGTTACTCGACTCTGGACAAGTGTTGCTGAGAATGAAAAAGCTCTTCTGATGAAG TGTGCCTGCCTGCAAGCAAGAAACTGCCAGATGGAGAGCAAATACCTGACAGTCTTGAgaaagctgcaggaggctgtgcCTGGCCTGCCCAACTCTCATACTGAACTTGTGAAGAACCTCATCCAGGAGGCTCTCCAGTGGGATGTgaaggaagaagcagaagaaggTTTTAACTTGAACCCTGTAAG TGAGTATGATGAGTATGGGTTTATGACTGTACCTGACTATGAAATTGAGGACTGGAAACTTCTGGCCAGAATCCAAGCCCTTGAGATAAAGTCCAACAAACTGTGGAGCCAGGAAATAGTGGAGAAGCCCCTCCGTGACAGATGGAACAGTATTGGAGAGTTGaacccctctgcagagctgaagaGCTTAATCCGAAGTGGCATCCCAGTGGAGCATCGGCAGCGGGTGTGGAGCTGGATGGTCAGCCGGCActgcagcccagtgcctggCCACTACCAgcggctgctggagcagagcaggagcaccGAGCACCCGGCCTGCCGGCAGATTGAGCTTGACCTGCCCCGTACACTGACCAACAACAAGCATTTCTCCTCTCCCACCTCCCAGCTCATCCCCAGGCTCCGGAGGGTGTTAGTGGCATTCTCCTGGCACAATCCTGCCATTGGGTACTGCCAGGGATTGAACAG ATTGGCAGCTGTTGCTCTCCTGGTCCTAGAAGATGAGGAAAGTGCTTTCTGGTGTCTGGTCTATATTGTGGAGAACCTAATGCCAGCAGACTACTACAGTGAGACACTAATAACATCACAG GTAGATCAGAGAGTCTTCAAAGACTTCCTGTCTGAGAAGCTGCCTTGCCTCATGGCTCATTTTGAACAGTATCGGATTGATGTCTCACTCATCACCTTCAACTGGTTTCTCGTGGCCTTTGTGGACAGCTTGGTCAGCGACATCCTCCTGCGAGTGTGGGATGCCTTCTTGTATGAGGGAACTAAG GTAATTTTCCGCTATGCTCTTGCGATTTTTAAATACAATGAAGAGGAAATCCTAAGAATTCATGACAGTGTGGAGATCTACCAGTATCTACGCTTCTTCACAAGGTTGATCACGGATGGCAG GAAGCTGATGAACATTGCCTTCAATGACTTAAACCCCTTCCCCATGAAACTGCTGAGGAACCGTCGGTCAATGCACAGAGAAGagctggaggcagagctgcgTGAACTTGAACAGATCAAGGCAGCCTATGTGAaagagagagcagagcagggacctCAGGACTTGGAGGAGGTAGTTagtgaagaggaagaagagagctAA